In Gracilinanus agilis isolate LMUSP501 chromosome 1, AgileGrace, whole genome shotgun sequence, the sequence AATTATTATAGTTTTTCTTGTCAGGCTGATGTTAATAACCTTgaacaattcattttttaaataccaacacaaataaaaaatattttttttatacaactgaacattaaatttcatcttttcatttctcaaacTATTCTGTCTTCAGAGTCTAATTTTGGTCACATGGTTTCAAGTTACTTCCATTCGTCTTAGCATCTTTGGCCAACTTAAAGaacatagttttcatttcttcagttCTAATGCATGTGAATTTTTTGGTGGTAACTGAAGTAGGATTTATCACTGAAACATTTCCCACACTTGACACATTTGAagggtttctctcctgtatggATTCTCTGGTGAGTTACCAAATGGGAACTTCTACTGAAGCTTTTCTTACATATAACACACTTAAAAGGCTTTATTCCTGTGTGTGTTCTCTCATGATTAACAAGGTCTGAGCTGCGACTAAAACTTTTCTCACACATTTTGCATTTATATGGTTTTTCTCCTGTATGTATTCTCTGATGAGTAATAAGGTTTGAACTGCAGTTGAACTTCTTCTCACATATGAAACATTTatagggtttttctccagtatggatCCTCTGATGAGTAAGTAGATGTGAATTCCGACTGAAACTCTTTTCACAATTATTACATTTATGAGCCCTCTCTCCTGTATGAATTTTTTGGTGGGCAACAAGATTTGAGTTCTTAGTGAACCTTTTCTTACATATAGGACATTTATAAGGTTTATCTTCGGTGTGAATTTTCTGATGGTGTATTAGATCTGAGTTCCAAATAAATGTTTtcccacactgattacatttatGGGGATTCTCTCCTATGTGTATTTTCTGATGTGTAATAAGGTGTGAAAAGCTACCAAAACTTTCCCCACAGTCAATGCAGTTATAGGATTTCTGTCCTGTATGTGTTTTCTTGTGCCTGCCAAGATTTGTTTTCTGAGTGAAGCTTTTGCCACACTCAGTACATTTATgaagtttctctccagtatgaattatTTGATGAATTAAAACATCTGATTTCTGACTAAATCTTTTATTACATGTTGAACACTTGTAAGGTCTTTCCCCTGCATGAGTTCTTTGATGCTGCATAAACTTTGACTTACAAATGAAGCTTTTCCCACACTTATGACATGTATTAGTATTGTCTACTAGGTGGATAATCTCATGATGGGTAAGGTATGTTCTTTGACTGAAGTTTTTTGCCCAATTAGCACATTCATATGTTTGGGATTTCTTGTGTATTCTCTCATGTGCAACAAGGTTAGATCTCTGAGCAAAGTTTTTCCCACAAGCATCACATTTATAAGGCTTTTCTCCTGTATGGACTCTCTCATGAGCCCTGAGATTTGACTTTTTATTGAAGTTTTTCTCACAGACAGTGCACTTATAGAGTTTTGTTCTTGTATGGCTTTTCTGGTGTGAAATAAGATATGCTCTTTTGATGAAGGATTTATCACACAGGAGACATTTAAAGGATGTTGGTGTTGCCTGTTCTTGGGGACAAGAGATTCTACTTTCTACACATTGGGAAAGTTCCTCAAATTGCGTGGAATTTTCAATAGTAATCAAAAGACTTATAAATCTCTTTTCTTGAGGAATGGGCATATCTACTTGTTTCTGATCAGGGAATCTTGGTTCATTCTCATAGTCCTTTCCCAATTTAGGAAACAGAGAAATGTCTCTTTTGTACCATTCTGAAGACACTGCTTCAAATTCACCATTTTCTTGCTGaaaaatttcctcttccttttcactgTTTTCTCCTGCTGGCACAAAGAGAGAATCCA encodes:
- the LOC123230971 gene encoding zinc finger protein OZF-like, whose product is MPGENSEKEEEIFQQENGEFEAVSSEWYKRDISLFPKLGKDYENEPRFPDQKQVDMPIPQEKRFISLLITIENSTQFEELSQCVESRISCPQEQATPTSFKCLLCDKSFIKRAYLISHQKSHTRTKLYKCTVCEKNFNKKSNLRAHERVHTGEKPYKCDACGKNFAQRSNLVAHERIHKKSQTYECANWAKNFSQRTYLTHHEIIHLVDNTNTCHKCGKSFICKSKFMQHQRTHAGERPYKCSTCNKRFSQKSDVLIHQIIHTGEKLHKCTECGKSFTQKTNLGRHKKTHTGQKSYNCIDCGESFGSFSHLITHQKIHIGENPHKCNQCGKTFIWNSDLIHHQKIHTEDKPYKCPICKKRFTKNSNLVAHQKIHTGERAHKCNNCEKSFSRNSHLLTHQRIHTGEKPYKCFICEKKFNCSSNLITHQRIHTGEKPYKCKMCEKSFSRSSDLVNHERTHTGIKPFKCVICKKSFSRSSHLVTHQRIHTGEKPFKCVKCGKCFSDKSYFSYHQKIHMH